The following proteins come from a genomic window of Populus alba chromosome 12, ASM523922v2, whole genome shotgun sequence:
- the LOC118044273 gene encoding uncharacterized protein, whose protein sequence is MVKLASARESRMYGPRLSKNRAEYMNAGLYVFATVVLICGFVAELSKETKPGLVLLLIALLLIMVVNLHDLVAHLAGIDYRLRLMAYDTQLALVEFAVPVIQALGALLSFLGILFLFIQEYKGYGHFKLERHALNLLVAGPAFWVLGSLHNSCQIYERADGHVQILQQSVHIPFLIGSSLFLVGSILNIREQAGWGHHGLELLGKAWVWIGIFGSLMFFIGGLTNVVKVFEMQQIDGLRLEKLRGGAQERLRRERDGQAPLILAEERRGKRIAGETRAAPIPTPTPYKDVLVGQS, encoded by the exons ATGGTGAAGCTAGCATCAGCTAGAGAGAGTCGAATGTATGGGCCAAGGCTATCTAAAAACAGGGCAGAATACATGAACGCAGGGCTCTATGTGTTTGCAACTGTTGTGCTTATTTGTGGGTTTGTGGCTGAATTGTCAAAGGAAACCAAACCAGGTCTTGTGCTTTTGCTCATAGCTCTCTTACTTATTATGGTGGTCAATCTTCATGATCTTGTTGCCCATCTAGCCGGGATTGATTATCGGTTGCGTCTGATGGCGTATGACACCCAGCTTGCACTAGTTGAATTCGCTGTTCCTGTGATTCAGGCCTTGGGggctttgctttctttcttgggtattctttttctttttattcag GAATACAAAGGATATGGTCACTTCAAACTGGAAAGGCATGCTTTAAACTTGCTTGTCGCAGGACCAGCTTTCTGGGTGCTTGGATCCTTACACAACTCATGTCAAATATATGAAAGAGCTGATGGGCATGTGCAAATCTTGCAACAGAGTGTCCACATCCCGTTTTTAATAGGAAGCTCGTTGTTCTTGGTGGGATCCATTCTCAATATTCGTGAGCAAGCAGGATGGGGTCACCATGGACTGGAATTATTG GGCAAGGCTTGGGTCTGGATAGGCATCTTTGGAAGTCTAATGTTCTTTATTGGGGGTTTAACAAATGTAGTCAAAGTGTTCGAGATGCAGCAAATTGATGGACTCAGGTTAGAGAAATTGCGAGGAGGAGCTCAAGAGCGTTTGAGACGAGAGAGGGACGGCCAGGCACCGCTAATCCTAGCGGAGGAGAGGAGGGGGAAAAGGATAGCCGGAGAAACAAGAGCAGCGCCTATTCCTACACCAACTCCTTACAAGGATGTACTTGTTGGCCAGTCTTGA
- the LOC118044271 gene encoding RNA polymerase sigma factor sigE, chloroplastic/mitochondrial — MGVVSVSSSASRTPLGLSTKFSTYGSTAKRPLIVAFKADKSNNTSLVAPHEQIPLPVETTKGKKRLGKSKKSSNRLKAVRTEVSPCTLLVDYNEAAAKLENIYKLSPGTDTSDVEDASGVIRRGRQRKRKISEGDKEAEDRTSKIIVRNRAKKAKRLSLEKRISLRIKNEEKLVTSAGKRKDRKNENEKIDELVREYSASTDLVSLDWKKMKIPPVLTSSEHVWLFKLMQPMKALLQVKEHLQENLGREPTDVELAKATNMDVLQVRKKIAVGRAARNKLIKHNLRLVLFVIKKYFQDIAKGTKFQDLCQAGVKGLITAIDRFEPKRRFRLSTYGLFWIRHSIIRSMTLSSFTRVSFGLESIRSEIQKAKLELWFQLKRQPLENEIIEKVGISPERYHEVTRASKPVLSLHSRHKTTQEEFIGGIADVDGGDDRRQSALLRLALDDVLDSLKPKESLVVRQRYGLDGKGDRTLGEIAGNLNISREMVRKHEVKALMKLKHPTRVDYLRRYVV; from the exons ATGGGAGTTGTAAGTGTTTCGAGCTCAGCTTCTCGGACACCACTAGGATTGAGCACAAAGTTTTCAACTTACGGATCTACAGCAAAAAGGCCTTTGATTGTAGCATTTAAAGCCGACAAATCCAACAACACATCTTTGGTTGCACCACATGAACAAATTCCATTGCCTGTAGAAACAACGAAGGGGAAGAAGAGACTTGGAAAAAGCAAAAAATCTTCTAATAGATTAAAAGCTGTCCGTACTGAAGTTTCTCCGTGTACATTGTTAGTGGATTACAATGAAGCTGCTGCGAAACTTGAAAACATATACAAGCTTAGCCCTGGAACTGATACTTCTGATGTGGAAGACGCAAGTGGTGTGATTAGGAGAGGTAggcaaaggaaaaggaaaattagTGAAGGTGACAAGGAAGCCGAGGATAGAACTAGTAAAATCATTGTTAGGAACCGGGCAAAGAAGGCTAAACGATTGAGCCTTGAGAAAAGGATTTCTCTGAGGAtcaagaatgaagaaaaattgGTGACTTCAGCTGGGAAGAGAAAAGAtcgaaaaaatgaaaatgaaaagattgaTGAGCTTGTGAGGGAGTATTCTGCTTCAACTGATTTGGTCAGCTTGGActggaaaaaaatgaagataccTCCGGTCCTTACTTCATCAGAGCATGTCTGGTTATTTAAGTTGATGCAGCCTATGAAA GCACTCCTTCAAGTGAAAGAGCATCTGCAAGAAAATCTGGGGAGAGAACCAACTGACGTTGAATTAGCTAAAGCAACAAATATGGATGTGCTCCAAGTAAGAAAGAAAATAGCAGTTGGTCGAGCTGCAAGGAACAAGCTCATTAAG CACAATCTTCGGCTTGTATTGTTTgtgatcaaaaaatattttcaagacatCGCAAAAGGGACAAAATTTCAAGATCTTTGTCAGGCGGGAGTGAAGGGACTTATTACAGCAATTGATCGCTTTGAACCCAAAAGGAGATTCCGGCTCTCCACTTATGGGCTATTTTGGATTAGACATTCCATCATACGATCAATGACACTCTCAAGCTTTACACGCGTTTCGTTTGGCCTGGAATCG ATTAGGTCTGAAATCCAGAAAGCAAAACTTGAATTGTGGTTTCAACTTAAAAGACAACCATTGGAGAATGAGATTATTGAAAAAGTTGGGATCTCCCCTGAGAGGTACCATGAAGTTACGAGGGCCTCAAAACCCGTTTTGTCTCTCCATTCAAGACACAAAACAACGCAGGAAGAGTTTATTGGTGGAATTGCTGATGTTGATGGAGGTGATGACCGGAGGCAGTCAGCTCTTCTCAGGCTTGCACTTGATGATGTG CTTGATTCTCTAAAACCAAAGGAGAGCTTGGTGGTCCGACAGAGATACGGGCTTGATGGTAAAGGAGACAGAACATTAGGAGAGATTGCTGGGAACTTAAATATCTCAAGAGAAATGGTCAGGAAGCACGAAGTAAAAGCACTCATGAAGCTCAAACatccaactagagtggattatCTTCGCCGCTATGTTGTCTGA